In Psychrobium sp. MM17-31, a single window of DNA contains:
- a CDS encoding formimidoylglutamase, producing MTTLLHFASLNSISHFISNRLGETKIGQQILLPKASELNAVLDDFKALGAKFVLLGIPEDIGPRANLGRGGSTDGWNAFLSRFLNLQQNAFIRSEEIGLLGHIITDDLQQQSADLDLTNEDELATIRDLVSKLDERVTTVIKAIGERGLMPIVIGGGHNNAYGILRGMSEANNKPMAAINLDPHTDFRNLEGRHSGNGFSYAASENYLSHYFSLGMHELKNSAANIKSLNQHHFPYVSYQQIYVRREMTFAQAIDDALCYLRDCHAPVGIELDVDAISFMPASAYTNVGVELTDAQFYVHSIAQLPQASYLHLAEGAPCQHPAGMEAGTSDVGQGTAALVCSFIQSKQDIGE from the coding sequence ATGACGACTCTACTCCACTTTGCCTCTTTAAATTCAATTTCTCATTTTATTAGCAATCGCCTTGGCGAAACTAAAATTGGTCAGCAGATTTTATTGCCAAAGGCTAGTGAATTGAACGCCGTTCTTGATGACTTTAAAGCCCTTGGTGCGAAATTTGTTTTATTAGGTATTCCTGAGGACATCGGTCCGCGTGCGAATTTAGGTCGCGGCGGCAGCACTGATGGTTGGAATGCGTTTTTATCACGTTTTTTAAACTTACAGCAAAACGCCTTTATTCGCAGTGAAGAAATTGGCTTGCTCGGCCATATTATTACCGATGATTTACAGCAGCAAAGCGCCGATTTAGATTTAACCAACGAAGACGAGCTCGCGACAATACGCGATTTAGTGAGTAAGCTCGATGAGCGAGTGACAACAGTTATTAAGGCGATTGGTGAACGGGGTTTAATGCCAATAGTTATTGGCGGCGGTCATAATAATGCCTATGGCATTCTGCGAGGAATGAGTGAAGCAAACAACAAGCCGATGGCGGCGATAAATCTTGACCCTCATACCGATTTTCGCAACCTCGAAGGTCGTCACAGCGGTAACGGATTTAGTTATGCCGCGTCAGAAAACTATCTGAGTCACTACTTCTCATTGGGCATGCACGAACTTAAAAACTCTGCTGCCAACATTAAAAGCCTAAATCAGCATCATTTTCCGTATGTGAGTTATCAACAAATTTACGTTAGACGAGAAATGACCTTTGCACAAGCCATCGATGATGCACTGTGTTATTTAAGAGATTGTCATGCGCCTGTCGGTATTGAGTTAGACGTCGATGCGATCTCATTTATGCCAGCGAGTGCCTACACCAACGTTGGTGTTGAACTAACTGATGCACAATTCTATGTACACAGCATTGCGCAACTGCCACAAGCAAGCTACCTACACCTTGCCGAAGGCGCGCCTTGTCAGCACCCAGCAGGCATGGAAGCTGGAACTAGCGACGTTGGTCAAGGCACAGCAGCTTTGGTGTGTAGCTTTATTCAATCCAAGCAAGATATCGGTGAATAG
- the waaA gene encoding lipid IV(A) 3-deoxy-D-manno-octulosonic acid transferase has protein sequence MNRFFYNVFMYLATPFFLLYLLYRALKSDDYRGRVGERFGFRKLTLTKPVILVHSVSVGETIAATPLIKQLVSGYPEHHILVTTSTPTGSEVVKKNFGDSVVHCYLPIDLPGSVKRFLKQVKPQAVIVMETELWPNLIHQLSSASTPILLANARMSEKSMNGYLGKAAPLMHEMLNKLDCVAAQYASDGERFVKLGLPEEKLTIGGSIKFELSISDELKTKQQALKQQWAPNRPVWVAGSTHPGENEQIFETHKTLLRDFPDLLLVVIPRHSERFDEVTQQASDVGFAIVRRSEGVAPNNDTQVVIGDTMGEMLLLLGISDISYIGGSLIERGGHNPLEPAALGKPVIMGPSCYNFSDICDKLVASGGLQQVANSDELAIFISQLLNDGIQCSEMGAKALQVVVDNQGTLARLMNWVKQKV, from the coding sequence ATGAATCGTTTTTTCTACAATGTTTTTATGTATTTAGCCACTCCCTTTTTCTTGCTTTACTTGTTGTATCGCGCGCTAAAAAGCGACGATTATCGCGGCCGAGTTGGCGAGCGATTTGGCTTTAGAAAACTCACCTTAACCAAGCCTGTTATTCTAGTGCACAGTGTCTCTGTTGGTGAAACCATTGCTGCAACACCGCTAATAAAACAACTAGTTAGTGGTTATCCCGAACATCATATTTTAGTAACCACTAGCACCCCTACAGGCAGCGAAGTGGTCAAGAAAAACTTTGGCGACAGCGTGGTTCATTGCTACCTGCCCATTGATCTACCCGGCAGCGTTAAGCGCTTTCTAAAGCAGGTTAAACCACAAGCTGTCATAGTGATGGAAACCGAATTGTGGCCGAATCTCATTCACCAACTATCAAGTGCTAGCACACCAATTTTATTGGCTAATGCGCGTATGTCTGAAAAGTCGATGAATGGCTACTTGGGTAAGGCTGCGCCATTAATGCATGAAATGCTTAACAAGCTTGATTGCGTAGCGGCGCAATACGCTAGCGATGGTGAGCGCTTTGTTAAGCTTGGACTGCCTGAGGAAAAACTCACTATCGGCGGTAGCATTAAGTTTGAGCTAAGCATTTCTGATGAGCTAAAAACGAAGCAACAAGCATTAAAACAGCAGTGGGCGCCAAATCGCCCAGTATGGGTTGCAGGCAGCACCCATCCCGGTGAAAATGAGCAGATATTTGAGACCCACAAGACCTTATTAAGAGATTTTCCCGACCTATTATTAGTCGTTATTCCCCGCCACAGCGAGCGCTTTGATGAAGTTACGCAACAAGCGTCTGATGTAGGCTTTGCCATAGTGCGCCGCAGTGAAGGGGTTGCGCCAAATAACGATACTCAAGTTGTGATTGGCGATACTATGGGAGAAATGTTGCTGTTATTAGGCATTAGCGATATTAGCTATATCGGTGGCAGCCTAATCGAGCGCGGCGGTCATAATCCGCTAGAGCCAGCAGCACTTGGCAAACCAGTCATTATGGGGCCATCTTGCTATAACTTTAGCGACATCTGCGACAAACTCGTTGCTAGTGGTGGTCTGCAACAAGTGGCCAATAGTGACGAATTAGCGATCTTTATTAGCCAGTTACTTAACGACGGTATTCAGTGCAGTGAAATGGGAGCTAAGGCACTACAAGTTGTTGTTGATAACCAAGGAACGCTTGCCCGCTTAATGAATTGGGTTAAGCAGAAGGTTTAA
- a CDS encoding glycine C-acetyltransferase codes for MSKAFNQFISEQLEQVKAEGLYKEERFLLSPQETDIAVAKGDVINFCANNYLGLANHPDLIEAAKAGLDKNGFGMASVRFICGTQDIHKQLERDLSDFLGMEDTILYSSCFDANAGLFETLLGPEDAIISDALNHASIIDGVRLCKAKRFRYANNDMAALEEQLIAATEAGARFKLIATDGVFSMDGVIANLKGVCDLADKYDAMVMVDDSHAVGFVGEEGRGTHEYCEVMDRVDIITGTLGKALGGASGGFTSASKEIVDWLRQRSRPYLFSNSLAPAIVSASIKVLDMLKNGQDLRDQVKANAEYFRTQMGAAGFTMAGADHAIVPVMLGDAKLASTMADKLLEKGIYVIGFSFPVVPKGQARIRTQMSAAHTKEQLDRAIAAFIEVGKELEVI; via the coding sequence ATGTCTAAAGCATTTAATCAATTCATTTCTGAGCAACTAGAACAAGTTAAGGCCGAAGGTCTCTACAAGGAAGAGCGTTTCTTGTTGTCTCCTCAAGAAACTGATATCGCCGTTGCCAAGGGTGACGTAATTAACTTTTGTGCGAATAACTACCTAGGGTTAGCTAACCATCCTGATCTTATTGAAGCAGCGAAAGCTGGCCTTGATAAAAACGGCTTTGGTATGGCATCTGTGCGTTTTATCTGTGGTACGCAAGACATTCACAAGCAACTAGAAAGAGATTTAAGTGATTTCCTAGGTATGGAAGACACTATTCTTTACTCTTCTTGTTTCGATGCTAACGCTGGTTTATTCGAAACGCTATTAGGCCCAGAAGATGCAATCATTTCAGATGCATTAAATCACGCTTCAATTATCGATGGCGTTCGCCTGTGTAAAGCAAAACGCTTCCGTTACGCTAACAACGACATGGCAGCACTAGAAGAGCAACTAATCGCAGCGACAGAAGCCGGCGCGCGCTTTAAACTAATCGCTACCGACGGCGTTTTCTCAATGGACGGTGTTATCGCTAACCTTAAAGGCGTGTGTGATTTAGCTGATAAATACGATGCTATGGTAATGGTTGATGATTCTCACGCCGTTGGTTTTGTTGGCGAAGAAGGTCGCGGCACACACGAATACTGTGAAGTAATGGATCGCGTAGACATCATCACTGGTACCTTGGGTAAAGCATTAGGCGGCGCATCAGGTGGTTTCACGTCGGCGAGTAAAGAGATTGTAGACTGGTTACGTCAACGTTCACGCCCTTACTTATTCTCAAACTCACTAGCACCGGCGATTGTTTCAGCGTCAATCAAAGTATTAGACATGCTGAAAAACGGGCAAGACTTACGTGATCAAGTAAAAGCTAATGCAGAGTACTTCCGCACGCAAATGGGCGCTGCTGGTTTCACTATGGCTGGTGCTGACCACGCTATCGTTCCTGTAATGCTAGGCGATGCGAAATTAGCCTCGACTATGGCTGATAAGTTACTAGAGAAAGGCATTTACGTTATTGGTTTCTCTTTCCCTGTTGTGCCAAAAGGTCAAGCGCGTATTCGTACCCAGATGTCAGCAGCACACACTAAAGAGCAGCTAGATCGCGCTATTGCTGCCTTTATCGAAGTTGGTAAAGAGCTAGAGGTTATCTAA
- the recQ gene encoding DNA helicase RecQ: MQTTQSTPQQVLSQVFGYSEFRAGQLDIIEQTLNHRDCLVIMPTGGGKSLCFQIPALLMSGITIVISPLISLMKDQVDTLKANGVAAAYLNSSQSREESIAVLNALQYGEIKLIYVAPERILQPSFLERIQQLHISLIAIDEAHCISQWGHDFRPEYTNLGQIKSVLPTPPIMALTATADDATRQEIASRLNLNNPFYHQASFDRPNIRYTLYEKFKPFHQLLQYLKTQGDNSGIIYCTTRKQVEETTAKLQQQHLSVLGYHGGMEHSERMSVQESFIRGDTDIVVATVAFGMGIDKPDVRFVIHYNIPKNIESYYQETGRAGRDGMNAEAVMLYDPSDTGRVRFLIEQGNNQAQQQVEHQKLNAMAAFAEAQTCRRQVLLHYFGEYGSEKCGNCDICLDPPKHFDGTVVAQKALSCVYRVQQNFGVAYVIDVLRGSKNQRILDYGHDKLTTYGIGVEHSTEYWLSIFRQLIHLGYLRQDITRSSVLMLNPEARAVLKGEKRVELAVPRLQAITKSSSAKGRSRKDDYDYDEVLFAKLRTLRKTIADDQGVPPYVVFSDASLAEMAEQQPQTPFELLRVNGVGERKLEKFGDEFLALIREYQFEN, encoded by the coding sequence GTGCAAACAACGCAGTCAACGCCGCAACAGGTTCTAAGCCAAGTTTTTGGTTACAGTGAATTTCGCGCCGGACAACTAGACATCATCGAGCAAACGCTAAACCATCGCGATTGCCTCGTTATTATGCCAACAGGTGGTGGTAAGTCGCTGTGTTTTCAAATTCCCGCGCTGTTAATGTCTGGCATTACCATAGTGATTTCGCCGCTGATTTCACTGATGAAAGATCAAGTAGACACCCTTAAAGCCAATGGCGTTGCCGCAGCTTACTTAAACTCAAGCCAAAGCCGCGAAGAATCCATCGCGGTACTTAATGCATTGCAATACGGTGAAATCAAATTAATTTACGTAGCGCCAGAGCGCATCCTTCAGCCGAGTTTTTTAGAGCGCATTCAGCAGCTGCATATCTCACTAATTGCCATAGATGAAGCACACTGTATTTCTCAATGGGGGCACGACTTTAGACCGGAATATACCAATCTTGGTCAAATCAAATCAGTGTTACCAACACCGCCAATTATGGCGCTAACGGCAACGGCAGATGACGCAACTCGCCAAGAAATAGCTTCGCGCTTGAATCTTAATAATCCGTTTTATCATCAAGCGAGTTTCGATCGCCCTAATATTCGCTACACCCTGTATGAAAAATTCAAACCTTTTCATCAACTGTTGCAATATTTAAAAACCCAAGGCGACAACTCCGGCATTATCTATTGCACTACCCGTAAACAGGTGGAAGAAACGACTGCCAAATTACAGCAGCAACACCTGAGTGTACTTGGCTACCACGGTGGCATGGAGCACAGCGAGCGGATGAGCGTGCAAGAGAGCTTTATTCGCGGCGACACCGATATCGTTGTAGCAACAGTGGCGTTTGGCATGGGCATTGACAAACCCGATGTGCGCTTTGTTATTCACTACAACATTCCGAAAAATATCGAGTCCTATTATCAAGAGACTGGCCGTGCTGGTCGTGATGGCATGAACGCCGAAGCGGTAATGCTATACGATCCAAGCGATACTGGACGGGTGCGCTTTTTGATTGAACAAGGCAATAACCAAGCTCAACAGCAGGTAGAGCATCAAAAACTCAATGCGATGGCTGCCTTTGCCGAGGCGCAAACTTGTCGCCGGCAAGTACTTCTGCACTATTTTGGTGAATACGGCTCAGAAAAGTGTGGCAACTGCGATATTTGTTTAGATCCACCCAAGCATTTTGACGGCACAGTAGTCGCGCAAAAAGCCCTGTCTTGTGTTTATCGCGTGCAGCAAAACTTTGGTGTCGCTTATGTTATTGATGTACTGCGCGGCTCTAAAAATCAGCGTATTTTAGACTATGGCCACGACAAACTAACCACTTACGGTATAGGTGTTGAACACAGCACCGAATATTGGCTCAGTATCTTCCGCCAACTCATTCATCTTGGCTACTTACGCCAAGACATCACCCGCAGCTCGGTATTAATGCTCAACCCAGAAGCACGAGCGGTACTTAAGGGAGAAAAACGGGTAGAACTTGCGGTGCCACGTCTGCAAGCCATTACCAAGAGCAGCAGCGCCAAAGGCCGCTCTCGCAAAGACGACTACGATTACGACGAAGTACTATTTGCCAAACTACGCACCCTGCGTAAAACCATTGCCGATGATCAAGGCGTGCCACCTTACGTAGTGTTTAGCGACGCTAGCCTCGCAGAAATGGCTGAGCAACAGCCACAAACTCCATTCGAATTACTACGGGTTAACGGCGTAGGTGAGCGAAAGCTCGAAAAATTCGGCGATGAATTCTTGGCGTTGATTAGGGAGTATCAGTTTGAGAATTAA
- the glnG gene encoding nitrogen regulation protein NR(I) encodes MLMTEQVWVLDDDSSIRWVLEKALSSANISVGTFAAAESLWEALAHEQPSVIVSDVRMPDTDGMELLGRIQEHFPEIPVIIITAHSDLDSAVSAYQSGAFEYLPKPFDIDDALGLINRAIDHSNEQTKRAKKTANNQSATPEIIGEAPAMQEVFRAIGRLSSSSISVLINGQSGTGKELVAKALHKHSPRKDNNFIALNMAAIPKDLIESELFGHEKGAFTGANTVREGRFEQANGGTLFLDEIGDMPLEVQTRLLRVLADGQFYRVGGHQPVSVDVRIIAATHQNLEQLVIDGEFREDLFHRLNVIRIHIPSLNERREDIPTLADHFLNLAAKELKVEAKKMSKEAQAYITTLEWPGNVRQLENTCRWLTVMASGQEILVNDLPPELTQAKPQQAQHSDWQQALRAWCMEQLNSGNEAILNQAVPDFERTVIDCALTSSAGHKQLAAKKLGWGRNTLTRKLKELDIK; translated from the coding sequence ATCCTAATGACCGAACAAGTATGGGTACTGGACGACGACAGTTCAATTCGCTGGGTATTAGAAAAAGCATTATCGAGCGCTAATATCAGCGTTGGCACCTTTGCCGCCGCGGAAAGTCTGTGGGAAGCCTTAGCACACGAACAACCAAGTGTTATTGTCTCTGATGTACGAATGCCTGATACCGACGGCATGGAATTACTAGGCCGCATACAAGAGCATTTCCCAGAAATTCCGGTCATCATAATTACAGCGCATTCCGATCTCGATAGCGCGGTAAGTGCCTATCAAAGCGGCGCTTTTGAATACTTGCCCAAACCCTTTGATATCGATGACGCATTAGGCTTAATCAATCGCGCCATCGACCACAGTAACGAACAAACTAAACGCGCTAAAAAAACCGCTAACAATCAGAGTGCAACGCCAGAAATCATCGGCGAAGCGCCTGCGATGCAAGAGGTTTTCCGCGCCATTGGCCGCTTATCATCATCGAGCATTAGTGTGCTTATCAACGGTCAATCGGGAACGGGTAAAGAGTTAGTCGCCAAGGCGCTGCACAAGCACAGCCCGCGTAAAGACAATAATTTTATCGCGCTTAACATGGCGGCTATTCCCAAAGATCTGATTGAATCTGAATTATTCGGTCACGAAAAAGGCGCGTTTACTGGCGCAAATACCGTGCGTGAAGGTCGCTTCGAACAGGCCAACGGCGGCACTTTATTTCTCGATGAAATCGGCGATATGCCACTAGAGGTACAAACGCGATTACTACGTGTCTTAGCAGATGGGCAGTTTTACCGTGTTGGTGGCCACCAGCCTGTGTCGGTAGACGTTCGAATTATTGCGGCAACTCACCAAAACCTTGAGCAGCTAGTGATTGACGGTGAATTCCGTGAAGATTTATTCCATCGCCTTAATGTAATTCGCATTCATATCCCAAGCCTCAACGAGCGTCGTGAAGATATTCCGACGTTGGCCGATCACTTCCTCAACTTAGCGGCGAAGGAGCTCAAAGTTGAAGCGAAGAAAATGAGCAAAGAAGCACAAGCTTACATCACAACACTCGAATGGCCGGGTAATGTACGTCAATTAGAAAATACCTGTCGCTGGCTAACCGTGATGGCATCTGGCCAAGAAATTCTAGTTAACGATCTTCCTCCTGAGCTCACTCAAGCCAAACCACAACAAGCACAGCACAGTGACTGGCAACAAGCACTTCGCGCATGGTGTATGGAGCAACTTAATAGTGGTAATGAGGCAATTTTAAATCAAGCAGTGCCAGATTTTGAACGCACCGTTATCGATTGCGCTCTCACTAGTAGTGCGGGACACAAGCAATTAGCGGCTAAAAAGCTAGGTTGGGGACGTAATACACTGACCCGTAAGCTAAAAGAGCTTGATATAAAATAA
- a CDS encoding thioesterase family protein produces the protein MSEQLQTQEVRDIIKDIFDRQMPYHQLIGLNISCYENNKIELKIAMKPELVGNIMHGILHGGVTASMLDVAGGMIVFSDVLENMEDLSKEAVMKRLQNLGTIDLRIDYLRPGRGEEFTATATVIRTGNKVAVARMELHNEKGDHIAFGTGTYMVG, from the coding sequence ATGAGCGAACAATTACAAACCCAAGAAGTTAGAGATATTATCAAGGATATTTTCGACCGACAGATGCCGTATCACCAATTAATTGGTTTGAATATTTCGTGTTACGAGAATAATAAAATCGAACTTAAAATTGCCATGAAGCCTGAGTTGGTGGGCAATATTATGCACGGCATTCTACATGGCGGTGTAACGGCAAGTATGCTCGATGTTGCTGGTGGCATGATTGTGTTTTCAGATGTGCTCGAAAACATGGAAGATCTCAGTAAAGAAGCCGTCATGAAACGATTGCAAAACCTCGGTACTATCGATTTACGCATCGATTATTTACGTCCGGGCCGCGGTGAAGAATTTACAGCAACCGCAACGGTAATTCGCACGGGCAATAAGGTAGCTGTTGCACGGATGGAACTCCATAACGAAAAGGGCGATCATATCGCTTTTGGTACTGGTACTTACATGGTGGGTTAG
- the rraA gene encoding ribonuclease E activity regulator RraA gives MQYNTSELCDMYLDSVDVVEPMFANFGGRNSFGGEVVTVKCHEAYGLIRETLTQSGAGKVLVIDGGGSLRRALVDFELAELALDNGWEGIIVYGCIREVDLIDELDLGIQALASIPVLANDNHDGETDMPVNFGGVTFLPEDHVYADSTGIILSPDPLDIE, from the coding sequence ATGCAATACAATACTTCTGAACTCTGCGACATGTACCTAGATAGCGTCGATGTGGTTGAACCTATGTTTGCCAATTTCGGCGGCCGAAATTCATTTGGCGGCGAAGTAGTCACCGTGAAATGTCACGAAGCCTATGGATTAATTCGCGAAACCTTGACCCAAAGTGGTGCAGGCAAAGTATTGGTCATTGATGGCGGCGGCTCGCTGCGTCGTGCTTTGGTTGATTTTGAACTGGCCGAGCTCGCGTTAGACAATGGCTGGGAAGGCATTATCGTTTACGGTTGTATTCGCGAAGTCGACTTAATTGACGAGCTAGATTTAGGTATTCAAGCCTTAGCGTCCATTCCAGTCTTAGCCAACGATAATCACGATGGTGAAACCGATATGCCAGTCAACTTTGGCGGTGTAACTTTCTTGCCTGAAGATCATGTATATGCCGATTCAACGGGGATTATCTTATCGCCAGATCCGCTAGATATTGAATAA
- the tdh gene encoding L-threonine 3-dehydrogenase encodes MKALSKLKAEKGIWMVDAPTPKMGHNDLLIKIKKTAICGTDMHIYNWDEWSQRTIPVPMVVGHEYVGEVVGIGQEVKGFELGDRVSGEGHITCGHCRNCRGGRTHLCRNTTGVGVNREGSFAEYLVIPAFNAFKLPDDISDELAAVFDPFGNAVHTALSFDLVGEDVLITGAGPIGIMAVAICKHVGARHVVITDVNPYRLELAEKMGATRAVNVAEENLEDVMKDLGMTEGFDVGMEMSGVPMAFQSMLDAMNHGGRIAMLGIPPSDMSIDWDKVIFKGLVIKGIYGREMFETWYKMASLIQSGLDISPIITHHFPIDEFQKGFDVMGSGQSGKVILHWD; translated from the coding sequence ATGAAAGCCTTAAGTAAATTAAAAGCCGAAAAAGGCATTTGGATGGTTGATGCGCCTACACCGAAAATGGGCCACAACGATCTATTAATTAAAATTAAAAAAACCGCTATTTGTGGTACTGACATGCACATCTACAACTGGGACGAATGGTCACAACGCACTATTCCAGTTCCTATGGTTGTTGGTCACGAATACGTGGGTGAAGTTGTTGGTATCGGTCAAGAAGTAAAAGGCTTCGAGCTAGGCGATCGCGTATCTGGTGAAGGTCACATTACCTGTGGTCACTGTCGTAACTGTCGCGGTGGCCGTACTCATCTATGTCGTAATACCACAGGTGTTGGTGTAAACCGCGAAGGCTCATTTGCTGAATACTTAGTTATTCCAGCATTTAACGCCTTTAAACTACCAGATGATATCTCAGATGAGTTAGCCGCAGTATTCGACCCATTCGGTAATGCCGTGCACACAGCTCTTTCATTTGATTTAGTTGGTGAAGACGTATTAATTACTGGTGCTGGCCCAATCGGCATCATGGCGGTAGCTATCTGTAAACACGTTGGCGCACGCCATGTGGTAATTACTGACGTAAATCCATATCGCTTAGAATTAGCGGAAAAGATGGGTGCGACTCGCGCTGTTAACGTTGCCGAAGAAAACCTTGAAGATGTTATGAAAGATCTTGGCATGACGGAAGGTTTTGATGTTGGCATGGAAATGTCAGGTGTACCTATGGCTTTCCAAAGCATGCTAGATGCCATGAACCACGGTGGTCGTATCGCTATGTTAGGTATTCCACCGTCAGACATGTCAATCGACTGGGACAAAGTGATTTTCAAAGGCTTAGTAATCAAAGGTATCTACGGCCGTGAGATGTTTGAAACTTGGTACAAGATGGCGAGCTTGATTCAATCTGGTTTAGATATTTCACCGATTATCACCCACCACTTTCCAATCGATGAATTCCAGAAGGGCTTCGATGTCATGGGCTCTGGTCAATCAGGTAAGGTAATCCTGCACTGGGATTAG
- a CDS encoding transporter substrate-binding domain-containing protein: protein MAKPLTVVTEIIPPYQTKNEDGSVGGYATQVVRRLFQLTGQQPDIIPLPWGRAYLMAQKEPNVLIYSMIRTVAREEQFQWIGNLHTQRFYMWGLKKNFDKPFSDLSQAKPYRIATSKGYGAAYLLAENNFDNVLHTARNDQNVGMLFKERVDIIFSSEVLLYNRIKKLGYSNEDVRRLYEVAPLSRELSIAFSRESNPHLVLRFQVAFNYLERTGELEKIRRQWDIIER from the coding sequence ATGGCAAAACCACTTACAGTGGTTACCGAGATCATTCCTCCTTATCAAACCAAAAATGAAGACGGCTCTGTTGGCGGTTATGCTACGCAAGTGGTTAGGCGTTTGTTTCAGTTAACGGGGCAGCAGCCAGATATAATTCCACTACCTTGGGGACGTGCTTATTTAATGGCGCAAAAAGAGCCTAATGTACTGATTTATTCAATGATCAGGACGGTGGCGAGAGAAGAGCAATTTCAATGGATTGGCAACCTGCATACTCAGCGTTTTTACATGTGGGGCTTAAAGAAAAACTTCGATAAGCCATTCAGTGATCTCTCACAGGCTAAACCTTATCGAATTGCAACCTCTAAAGGTTATGGTGCTGCTTACCTGTTGGCAGAAAACAATTTCGACAACGTGTTACATACTGCGCGTAATGATCAAAATGTCGGCATGTTATTTAAAGAACGTGTCGACATTATTTTCAGTTCAGAGGTGCTGCTGTACAACAGAATCAAAAAGCTTGGTTACTCGAATGAAGATGTTAGGAGATTATATGAAGTTGCGCCCCTTAGTAGGGAACTTAGCATTGCTTTCAGTCGAGAATCTAATCCGCATTTAGTGCTGCGATTTCAGGTGGCATTTAATTATTTAGAACGCACTGGCGAATTAGAGAAAATAAGACGCCAGTGGGACATTATTGAGCGTTAA
- a CDS encoding TetR/AcrR family transcriptional regulator → MKTKDKIIQGSIELFNEQGERNVTTNHIAEYVGISPGNLYYHYRNKDDIIRSIYKLYEKNLDQMFTPQDESSQGMDEMMYYLERVFYSMWQFRFFYANLPDILARDPQLHERYLVAQKSLYQRLVKTLKQVRSQGFITLDDEMIDDLAHTLKLVVAFWISYQHTQSLGEITQATISQGVLKVFNVVKGYLTPSGLANIQEIEQKYSKMMKSNVSDMK, encoded by the coding sequence ATGAAAACGAAAGATAAGATTATTCAAGGCAGTATTGAGTTATTCAACGAGCAAGGAGAGCGCAATGTAACCACCAATCACATTGCCGAATATGTCGGTATTAGCCCCGGCAATCTCTATTATCACTATCGCAACAAAGACGACATTATTCGTTCTATCTATAAGCTGTATGAGAAAAACCTCGACCAAATGTTCACGCCGCAAGACGAAAGTAGTCAGGGCATGGATGAGATGATGTACTACCTTGAACGCGTATTCTACTCGATGTGGCAATTTAGATTTTTCTACGCCAATCTGCCGGATATTCTCGCCCGTGACCCACAGCTTCACGAGCGTTATCTAGTGGCGCAAAAGTCTCTTTATCAGCGTTTGGTCAAGACCTTAAAACAAGTGAGAAGTCAGGGTTTTATTACGCTAGATGATGAAATGATTGATGATTTAGCCCATACCCTTAAATTAGTGGTGGCGTTTTGGATCAGCTATCAACACACCCAAAGTCTTGGAGAAATTACTCAAGCGACAATCTCACAAGGTGTCTTAAAAGTATTTAATGTGGTTAAAGGCTATTTAACACCGTCCGGTTTAGCGAATATTCAAGAAATTGAACAAAAATACTCAAAGATGATGAAATCTAATGTAAGTGATATGAAATAG